In the Nerophis ophidion isolate RoL-2023_Sa linkage group LG19, RoL_Noph_v1.0, whole genome shotgun sequence genome, one interval contains:
- the f5 gene encoding coagulation factor V isoform X3, whose translation MGLCARPGELSLHAATLLLFLLLASVHVGGNNHTHQGRKRHYYIAAVEVDWNYQGNDMHGFYPPYKKVVFREYEKDFTRAKIHPPWLGLLGPTLRGEEGDTIVVTFRNMATQPCSLHPHGIAYGKQSEGLSVCAYSSVSLHLLGMSSEPELFSVHINGQVLQHMGHKVSALGLISGSSATASMVPVHSGRWMLSSHVVKHIEVGMHAFVDVKQCEAFKAPLRRMTLQQKQDSKEWKYYIAAEEVFWDYAPEMPEHIDESYKSQYLRQSSTRIGRKYKKVVYTLYNDESFTERKENKQKKSELGILGPVIRAQVRDVIKIVFKNMASRPYSIYPHGLTIKKSQEGVNYPEGGTVCLLSPFTTGNSGNYENICAWLPGNHSHAVQPGNTHTYEWRVVEEDEPLKGDPRCLTRIYHSAVDTPRDIASGLIGPLLICKSQSLNVRNVQVKADKEQQAMFAVFDENKSWYLDDNIRGFCDPSRVNKADPGFYKSNVMHTINGYVYESGPLLGFCNGDVATWHVTSVGAQDYIQTATAYGHTFELNKRKEDILSLYPMTGETITMNMENIGVWLMVSLNSHETTKGMRLKFQDVECFRDHHYEYDYDELDKKFDLWKPPSLDEIKKKEAEKEKQRLKLSTNAAGETDHYTELFANELGLRTLKNKLKEFEGSVEKLDLSFLDYDAIDVLDGKVRNATLMANSTKNTVDDSPNFDNVTASKSDETILNNAIASLNYINGSTGSYNQTVPSNPDTQSNHSSSNTTVNHIRRLDLKNRTMSDVVLRDNAATVDEDGPQMYLSKVLNQPDDLISKNITVNSTQSHSSNNVTQDIFEDQSNGTSSFFNETHISGNPALSGGLQNSFENLGDSESSEEVFIYLEQNHTEVIKTTTVKTKSHNWTYDGTHEKVQMPLPDHMVKYVQEQTTPPPKKSRRIVFRQKPLKGLGIKARRKKKYNPLVTNGLPFSPRGLNPIMSPRGSRPISMEAVSEEEALLNKPIVIGVPRPDFSDYELYVPRDESHHSDMDDFKADEYEYVNYKDPYIDIQQIDDFTQSGPNVKMYFIAAEEVEWDYGGSGQKRQERSQLSSRHTKFKKVVFRGYLDGLFRIPEIRGEKEEHLGILGPVIKAEYGQSIMVVFRNKANRPFSLHPNGVSYTKQTEGLSYEDASTASYKGDNEVQPNSTFTYIWKVPRKADHTPDEPHCRTWTYYSGVNPEKDIHSGLIGPLLVCPKGTLNNMTDTSEFTLLFMTFDESQSWYYETNSEIVQRVNRRRYQDPNVKEDLKFHSINGITHNLKGLRMYTKQLVRWHLINMGSPKDFQSIHFHGQTFLHQQATSNRHGVFPLLPGSFATLEMYPSKPGLWQLETEIGINQQRGMQTLFLVLDNDCYRPLGLESGSVKDVQITANITRGYWEPHLARLNNKGKYNAWSTDQNNSFIQVDFQRPVVLSQVATQGAKQLFHSQFVTNYSISYSNDRRRWSLYKGESRYPMKVFAGNQEAYQTTTNTLFPPVIARFIRLHPLQWYNAATVRMEYYGCELDGCSVPLGMENGLIQDQSITASSTSSNWYLGLWLPSYARLNKQGTVNAWQAKYKDMKQWLQVELPEVKKITGIITQGAKSLGKEMYVTFYTLQYSDDGIQWNDYSEDEERLARIFRGNDDNNEHVKNFIYPPIFSRFIRIVPRNWKGSITMRVELLGCDFE comes from the exons ATGGGACTCTGTGCCCGGCCTGGAGAGCTGAGTCTACACGCTGCTACCCTTCTTCTCTTTCTGCTTCTGGCCTCCGTCCACGTGGGAGGCAACAACCATACGCACCAAGGCAGAAAAAGACACTATTACATTGCTGCTGTTGAGGTAGACTGGAACTACCAGGGCAATGACATGCATGG GTTTTATCCCCCGTACAAGAAAGTGGTTTTCCGGGAGTACGAGAAAGACTTCACACGGGCAAAGATTCATCCACCCTGGTTAG GTCTACTTGGACCGACTTTGAGAGGCGAGGAGGGCGACACCATTGTCGTCACTTTCAGAAACATGGCTACACAACCCTGCAGCCTACACCCACACGGCATCGCTTACGGGAAGCAGTCTGAGG GTTTGAGCGTGTGTGCGTATTCCTCCGTCAGCCTTCACCTGCTGGGCATGAGCTCCGAGCCCGAGCTGTTCTCGGTGCACATCAACGGGCAAGTGCTGCAGCATATGGGCCACAAGGTGTCAGCGTTGGGCCTCATTAGCGGCTCCTCCGCCACTGCCAGCATGGTGCCGGTGCACAGCGGGCGCTGGATGTTGTCGTCGCACGTGGTCAAGCACATAGAAG TGGGCATGCACGCCTTTGTGGACGTGAAGCAATGTGAAGCTTTTAAAGCACCCCTGCGGAGGATGACCCTGCAGCAAAAACAAGACAGCAAGGAGTGGAAATACTATATCGCAGCTGAGGAGGTTTTCTGGGACTATGCACCTGAAATGCCGGAGCACATCGATGA GAGCTACAAGTCCCAGTACCTGAGACAGTCGTCTACACGCATTGGTAGGAAGTACAAGAAGGTGGTGTACACGCTGTACAATGACGAGTCCTTCACGGAACGCAAAGAGAACAAACAGAAGAAAAGTGAGCTTGGGATATTGGGCCCGGTGATCAGAGCGCAAGTCCGAGACGTTATCAAG ATTGTGTTTAAGAACATGGCCTCCAGGCCATACAGCATCTATCCACACGGACTGACAATCAAAAAGTCACAGGAGGGGGTGAACTACCCTGAAGGAGGTACAGTGTGCCTCTTGTCTCCATTCACAACAGGAAACTCTGGAAACTATGAGAACATTTGTGCATGGTTACCAGGCAACCACTCACACGCTGTCCAACcgggcaacacacacacatacgagtGGCGGGTGGTGGAGGAGGATGAGCCTCTGAAGGGAGATCCCAGGTGTCTGACGCGGATATACCACAGTGCTGTGGACACGCCGCGAGACATCGCCTCAGGTCTGATTGGACCCCTCCTCATCTGCAAGAGTCAGTCGCTGAATGTCAGAAACGTGCAG GTAAAAGCAGACAAGGAGCAGCAAGCCATGTTTGCTGTGTTTGACGAAAACAAAAGTTGGTATCTGGATGACAACATTCGTGGATTTTGCGATCCTTCCCGAGTCAACAAGGCAGACCCTGGCTTTTACAAGTCCAATGTCATGCATA CAATAAATGGTTACGTGTACGAGAGTGGGCCACTCTTGGGCTTCTGCAATGGTGATGTTGCAACGTGGCATGTGACCAGTGTCGGGGCGCAGGACTACATTCAGACAGCGACAGCCTACGGGCACACATTTGAACTGAACAAGCGCAAGGAGGACATCCTCAGCCTCTATCCCATGACAGGGGAAACCATTACGATGAACATGGAAAACATTG GTGTTTGGCTTATGGTGTCGCTAAATTCCCACGAGACAACTAAAGGAATGCGCTTAAAATTTCAGGATGTCGAGTGCTTCCGTGACCACCACTACGAGTACGACTACGATGAGCTAGACAAAAAGTTTGATTTGTGGAAGCCTCCAAGCTTAGACGAAATCAAGAAAAAGGAGGCGGAAAAGGAAAAACAGAGGCTTAAATTGTCAACAAATGCTGCAGGGGAAACCGATCACTACACTGAGTTGTTTGCAAATGAATTAGGGCTCAGAACGCTGAAGAATAAACTCAAAGAGTTCGAGGGAAGTGTGGAGAAGCTGGACTTGTCTTTCCTGGACTATGATGCCATTGATGTGTTAGATGGAAAAGTCAGGAATGCAACCTTGATGGCTAATAGCACGAAAAACACAGTGGATGATAGTCCCAATTTTGATAATGTGACTGCCTCTAAAAGTGACGAGACAATACTCAACAACGCTATAGCATCGTTAAATTACATAAACGGATCCACGGGTTCGTATAATCAGACAGTACCTTCCAACCCAGATACACAGTCGAACCATTCATCGTCTAATACAACTGTTAATCATATTAGGAGACTGGACCTTAAAAACAGGACCATGTCTGATGTTGTACTAAGAGACAACGCAGCTACTGTTGATGAGGATGGACCTCAGATGTACTTATCCAAAGTTTTGAACCAACCAGATGATTTAATCTCAAAAAATATCACGGTGAACTCAACCCAATCCCATTCATCAAATAATGTAACCCAGGACATCTTTGAAGATCAGTCAAATGGTACGTCTTCTTTTTTCAACGAGACTCATATCTCAGGTAATCCGGCACTCTCCGGTGGCCTTCAGAACAGCTTCGAGAATTTAGGTGATTCGGAAAGCAGCGAGGAAGTGTTTATATACCTCGAACAAAACCACACAGAGGTGATTAAAACCACAACTGTAAAGACAAAGAGTCATAACTGGACCTACGACGGAACTCACGAAAAGGTACAAATGCCGCTTCCAGACCATATGGTGAAGTATGTGCAGGAACAAACAACCCCACCACCCAAAAAGAGCCGGAGAATCGTATTCCGACAGAAGCCTCTCAAAGGCCTGGGCATAAAAGCAAGAaggaagaaaaaatacaaccctcTAGTGACAAATGGTTTACCATTCTCTCCTCGCGGATTAAACCCTATCATGAGCCCACGAGGGTCACGGCCAATTTCAATGGAGGCAGTTTCGGAAGAGGAGGCACTGTTGAACAAGCCTATCGTCATCGGTGTGCCGCGTCCGGATTTCAGCGACTATGAGCTTTACGTTCCGAGAGACGAGTCTCATCATTCAGATATGGATGATTTTAAAGCAGATGAATATGAGTATGTGAACTACAAAGACCCTTATATAGACATTCAGCAGATTGACGACTTCACGCAATCAGGCCCAAATGTCAAGATGTACTTCATTGCTGCAGAGGAGGTTGAGTGGGACTATGGTGGTTCTGGACAGAA GAGGCAAGAAAGATCTCAGCTAAGCAGTCGGCACACAAAGTTCAAGAAGGTGGTATTCCGAGGGTACCTGGATGGGCTCTTCAGAATACCTGAAATCCGAGGCGAGAAGGAAGAGCATCTTGGTATCCTGGGACCTGTCATCAAAGCGGAGTATGGACAAAGCATCATG GTGGTGTTCAGAAACAAAGCCAATCGACCGTTCTCTTTACACCCAAATGGGGTTTCCTATACCAAGCAGACAGAAGGTCTGTCCTATGAGGATGCCTCCACAGCATCATATAAAGGTGACAATGAGGTTCAACCGAATAGCACCTTCACGTATATCTGGAAAGTCCCTCGAAAAGCTGACCATACACCAGATGAGCCTCACTGTCGGACATGGACGTACTATTCCGGTGTTAATCCT GAGAAGGATATCCACTCTGGCTTGATTGGGCCTTTACTAGTATGTCCAAAGGGAACTTTAAACAACATGACGGACACGAGTGAGTTCACGCTGCTCTTCATGACGTTTGACGAGTCACAGAGCTGGTACTATGAGACGAATAGTGAGATCGTGCAGCGGGTAAACCGGAGGAGATATCAGGACCCTAATGTCAAAGAGGACCTAAAGTTTCATT CCATCAACGGCATCACACATAATCTCAAAGGTCTGAGGATGTACACCAAGCAGCTCGTCCGCTGGCACCTCATCAACATGGGATCTCCCAAAGACTTCCAAAGCATCCACTTCCACGGACAGACGTTCCTCCACCAGCAGGCTACAAGCAACAGACATGGCGTCTTTCCACTCCTTCCTG GAAGCTTTGCTACCTTAGAGATGTACCCGTCTAAGCCTGGCCTATGGCAGCTGGAGACGGAAATTGGCATCAACCAGCAAAGGGGGATGCAGACGCTCTTCTTAGTTCTCGATAATG ACTGCTACCGCCCTCTGGGCCTGGAATCAGGCAGTGTGAAAGACGTACAGATCACCGCCAACATCACTCGAG GCTACTGGGAGCCACACCTTGCCCGACTGAACAATAAAGGCAAATACAATGCATGGAGCACGGACCAGAACAATAGCTTTATTCAG GTAGACTTTCAGCGGCCGGTTGTGCTCAGCCAGGTGGCCACACAAGGAGCCAAGCAGCTCTTCCACTCACAGTTTGTGACCAATTACAGCATCTCCTACAGCAACGACCGCAGGAGGTGGAGCCTCTATAAGGGCGAGAGCAGATACCCGATGAAG GTGTTTGCTGGGAACCAGGAGGCCTACCAGACGACGACAAACACCCTTTTCCCCCCTGTGATTGCACGGTTCATTAGGCTCCACCCCCTCCAGTGGTACAACGCGGCCACGGTCCGCATGGAGTATTACGGCTGCGAGCTGGACG GCTGCTCTGTGCCTCTGGGGATGGAGAATGGACTTATCCAGGACCAAAGTATCACGGCCAGCTCCACGTCCTCCAACTGGTACCTGGGACTGTGGTTGCCCTCGTATGCGCGCCTCAACAAACAGGGCACCGTCAACGCGTGGCAAGCTAAG TACAAAGACATGAAGCAGTGGCTTCAGGTGGAGCTGCCAGAAGTCAAGAAGATCACAGGCATCATCACACAAGGAGCCAAGTCTCTGGGGAAGGAGATGTATGTCACCTTCTACACACTCCAGTACAGTGATGACGGAATTCAATGGAATGACTATTCCGAAGACGAGGAGCGACTGGCGAGG ATCTTCCGCGGGAACGACGACAACAACGAGCACGTGAAGAATTTCATCTACCCGCCCATTTTTTCCCGTTTTATCCGTATCGTTCCCAGAAACTGGAAGGGCTCCATCACAATGCGGGTGGAGCTGTTGGGATGCGACTTTGAGTGA
- the f5 gene encoding coagulation factor V isoform X2, protein MGLCARPGELSLHAATLLLFLLLASVHVGGNNHTHQGRKRHYYIAAVEVDWNYQGNDMHGFYPPYKKVVFREYEKDFTRAKIHPPWLGLLGPTLRGEEGDTIVVTFRNMATQPCSLHPHGIAYGKQSEGAHYFDNTSQKEKEDDVVRPNREHVYNWEVTPEVSPKPDDPACLTYSYVSHKNVVEDFNAGLVGTLLVCKHGSLDQTGKQSGVNQELVFLFGIFDERKSIYKPSSFYDNSEHHLHYTINGYTKGALPGLSVCAYSSVSLHLLGMSSEPELFSVHINGQVLQHMGHKVSALGLISGSSATASMVPVHSGRWMLSSHVVKHIEVGMHAFVDVKQCEAFKAPLRRMTLQQKQDSKEWKYYIAAEEVFWDYAPEMPEHIDESYKSQYLRQSSTRIGRKYKKVVYTLYNDESFTERKENKQKKSELGILGPVIRAQVRDVIKIVFKNMASRPYSIYPHGLTIKKSQEGVNYPEGGNHSHAVQPGNTHTYEWRVVEEDEPLKGDPRCLTRIYHSAVDTPRDIASGLIGPLLICKSQSLNVRNVQVKADKEQQAMFAVFDENKSWYLDDNIRGFCDPSRVNKADPGFYKSNVMHTINGYVYESGPLLGFCNGDVATWHVTSVGAQDYIQTATAYGHTFELNKRKEDILSLYPMTGETITMNMENIGVWLMVSLNSHETTKGMRLKFQDVECFRDHHYEYDYDELDKKFDLWKPPSLDEIKKKEAEKEKQRLKLSTNAAGETDHYTELFANELGLRTLKNKLKEFEGSVEKLDLSFLDYDAIDVLDGKVRNATLMANSTKNTVDDSPNFDNVTASKSDETILNNAIASLNYINGSTGSYNQTVPSNPDTQSNHSSSNTTVNHIRRLDLKNRTMSDVVLRDNAATVDEDGPQMYLSKVLNQPDDLISKNITVNSTQSHSSNNVTQDIFEDQSNGTSSFFNETHISGNPALSGGLQNSFENLGDSESSEEVFIYLEQNHTEVIKTTTVKTKSHNWTYDGTHEKVQMPLPDHMVKYVQEQTTPPPKKSRRIVFRQKPLKGLGIKARRKKKYNPLVTNGLPFSPRGLNPIMSPRGSRPISMEAVSEEEALLNKPIVIGVPRPDFSDYELYVPRDESHHSDMDDFKADEYEYVNYKDPYIDIQQIDDFTQSGPNVKMYFIAAEEVEWDYGGSGQKRQERSQLSSRHTKFKKVVFRGYLDGLFRIPEIRGEKEEHLGILGPVIKAEYGQSIMVVFRNKANRPFSLHPNGVSYTKQTEGLSYEDASTASYKGDNEVQPNSTFTYIWKVPRKADHTPDEPHCRTWTYYSGVNPEKDIHSGLIGPLLVCPKGTLNNMTDTSEFTLLFMTFDESQSWYYETNSEIVQRVNRRRYQDPNVKEDLKFHSINGITHNLKGLRMYTKQLVRWHLINMGSPKDFQSIHFHGQTFLHQQATSNRHGVFPLLPGSFATLEMYPSKPGLWQLETEIGINQQRGMQTLFLVLDNDCYRPLGLESGSVKDVQITANITRGYWEPHLARLNNKGKYNAWSTDQNNSFIQVDFQRPVVLSQVATQGAKQLFHSQFVTNYSISYSNDRRRWSLYKGESRYPMKVFAGNQEAYQTTTNTLFPPVIARFIRLHPLQWYNAATVRMEYYGCELDGCSVPLGMENGLIQDQSITASSTSSNWYLGLWLPSYARLNKQGTVNAWQAKYKDMKQWLQVELPEVKKITGIITQGAKSLGKEMYVTFYTLQYSDDGIQWNDYSEDEERLARIFRGNDDNNEHVKNFIYPPIFSRFIRIVPRNWKGSITMRVELLGCDFE, encoded by the exons ATGGGACTCTGTGCCCGGCCTGGAGAGCTGAGTCTACACGCTGCTACCCTTCTTCTCTTTCTGCTTCTGGCCTCCGTCCACGTGGGAGGCAACAACCATACGCACCAAGGCAGAAAAAGACACTATTACATTGCTGCTGTTGAGGTAGACTGGAACTACCAGGGCAATGACATGCATGG GTTTTATCCCCCGTACAAGAAAGTGGTTTTCCGGGAGTACGAGAAAGACTTCACACGGGCAAAGATTCATCCACCCTGGTTAG GTCTACTTGGACCGACTTTGAGAGGCGAGGAGGGCGACACCATTGTCGTCACTTTCAGAAACATGGCTACACAACCCTGCAGCCTACACCCACACGGCATCGCTTACGGGAAGCAGTCTGAGG GAGCACACTACTTCGACAACACGTCTCAAAAAGAAAAGGAGGACGACGTGGTGAGGCCCAACAGAGAGCACGTGTACAACTGGGAGGTGACGCCGGAGGTCTCGCCCAAACCGGACGACCCCGCCTGCCTCACCTACTCGTACGTCTCTCACAAAAACGTGGTGGAAGACTTCAACGCGGGCCTCGTCGGCACTTTGTTGGTCTGCAAGCACG GCAGCTTGGACCAGACTGGAAAGCAGTCTGGCGTAAACCAGGAGCTGGTCTTCCTCTTTGGAATCTTTGACGAGAGAAAGAGCATCTATAAGCCCTCGTCTTTCTACGACAACTCTGAACACCACCTCCACTACACCATAAATGGATACACGAAGGGAGCGCTGCCTG GTTTGAGCGTGTGTGCGTATTCCTCCGTCAGCCTTCACCTGCTGGGCATGAGCTCCGAGCCCGAGCTGTTCTCGGTGCACATCAACGGGCAAGTGCTGCAGCATATGGGCCACAAGGTGTCAGCGTTGGGCCTCATTAGCGGCTCCTCCGCCACTGCCAGCATGGTGCCGGTGCACAGCGGGCGCTGGATGTTGTCGTCGCACGTGGTCAAGCACATAGAAG TGGGCATGCACGCCTTTGTGGACGTGAAGCAATGTGAAGCTTTTAAAGCACCCCTGCGGAGGATGACCCTGCAGCAAAAACAAGACAGCAAGGAGTGGAAATACTATATCGCAGCTGAGGAGGTTTTCTGGGACTATGCACCTGAAATGCCGGAGCACATCGATGA GAGCTACAAGTCCCAGTACCTGAGACAGTCGTCTACACGCATTGGTAGGAAGTACAAGAAGGTGGTGTACACGCTGTACAATGACGAGTCCTTCACGGAACGCAAAGAGAACAAACAGAAGAAAAGTGAGCTTGGGATATTGGGCCCGGTGATCAGAGCGCAAGTCCGAGACGTTATCAAG ATTGTGTTTAAGAACATGGCCTCCAGGCCATACAGCATCTATCCACACGGACTGACAATCAAAAAGTCACAGGAGGGGGTGAACTACCCTGAAGGAG GCAACCACTCACACGCTGTCCAACcgggcaacacacacacatacgagtGGCGGGTGGTGGAGGAGGATGAGCCTCTGAAGGGAGATCCCAGGTGTCTGACGCGGATATACCACAGTGCTGTGGACACGCCGCGAGACATCGCCTCAGGTCTGATTGGACCCCTCCTCATCTGCAAGAGTCAGTCGCTGAATGTCAGAAACGTGCAG GTAAAAGCAGACAAGGAGCAGCAAGCCATGTTTGCTGTGTTTGACGAAAACAAAAGTTGGTATCTGGATGACAACATTCGTGGATTTTGCGATCCTTCCCGAGTCAACAAGGCAGACCCTGGCTTTTACAAGTCCAATGTCATGCATA CAATAAATGGTTACGTGTACGAGAGTGGGCCACTCTTGGGCTTCTGCAATGGTGATGTTGCAACGTGGCATGTGACCAGTGTCGGGGCGCAGGACTACATTCAGACAGCGACAGCCTACGGGCACACATTTGAACTGAACAAGCGCAAGGAGGACATCCTCAGCCTCTATCCCATGACAGGGGAAACCATTACGATGAACATGGAAAACATTG GTGTTTGGCTTATGGTGTCGCTAAATTCCCACGAGACAACTAAAGGAATGCGCTTAAAATTTCAGGATGTCGAGTGCTTCCGTGACCACCACTACGAGTACGACTACGATGAGCTAGACAAAAAGTTTGATTTGTGGAAGCCTCCAAGCTTAGACGAAATCAAGAAAAAGGAGGCGGAAAAGGAAAAACAGAGGCTTAAATTGTCAACAAATGCTGCAGGGGAAACCGATCACTACACTGAGTTGTTTGCAAATGAATTAGGGCTCAGAACGCTGAAGAATAAACTCAAAGAGTTCGAGGGAAGTGTGGAGAAGCTGGACTTGTCTTTCCTGGACTATGATGCCATTGATGTGTTAGATGGAAAAGTCAGGAATGCAACCTTGATGGCTAATAGCACGAAAAACACAGTGGATGATAGTCCCAATTTTGATAATGTGACTGCCTCTAAAAGTGACGAGACAATACTCAACAACGCTATAGCATCGTTAAATTACATAAACGGATCCACGGGTTCGTATAATCAGACAGTACCTTCCAACCCAGATACACAGTCGAACCATTCATCGTCTAATACAACTGTTAATCATATTAGGAGACTGGACCTTAAAAACAGGACCATGTCTGATGTTGTACTAAGAGACAACGCAGCTACTGTTGATGAGGATGGACCTCAGATGTACTTATCCAAAGTTTTGAACCAACCAGATGATTTAATCTCAAAAAATATCACGGTGAACTCAACCCAATCCCATTCATCAAATAATGTAACCCAGGACATCTTTGAAGATCAGTCAAATGGTACGTCTTCTTTTTTCAACGAGACTCATATCTCAGGTAATCCGGCACTCTCCGGTGGCCTTCAGAACAGCTTCGAGAATTTAGGTGATTCGGAAAGCAGCGAGGAAGTGTTTATATACCTCGAACAAAACCACACAGAGGTGATTAAAACCACAACTGTAAAGACAAAGAGTCATAACTGGACCTACGACGGAACTCACGAAAAGGTACAAATGCCGCTTCCAGACCATATGGTGAAGTATGTGCAGGAACAAACAACCCCACCACCCAAAAAGAGCCGGAGAATCGTATTCCGACAGAAGCCTCTCAAAGGCCTGGGCATAAAAGCAAGAaggaagaaaaaatacaaccctcTAGTGACAAATGGTTTACCATTCTCTCCTCGCGGATTAAACCCTATCATGAGCCCACGAGGGTCACGGCCAATTTCAATGGAGGCAGTTTCGGAAGAGGAGGCACTGTTGAACAAGCCTATCGTCATCGGTGTGCCGCGTCCGGATTTCAGCGACTATGAGCTTTACGTTCCGAGAGACGAGTCTCATCATTCAGATATGGATGATTTTAAAGCAGATGAATATGAGTATGTGAACTACAAAGACCCTTATATAGACATTCAGCAGATTGACGACTTCACGCAATCAGGCCCAAATGTCAAGATGTACTTCATTGCTGCAGAGGAGGTTGAGTGGGACTATGGTGGTTCTGGACAGAA GAGGCAAGAAAGATCTCAGCTAAGCAGTCGGCACACAAAGTTCAAGAAGGTGGTATTCCGAGGGTACCTGGATGGGCTCTTCAGAATACCTGAAATCCGAGGCGAGAAGGAAGAGCATCTTGGTATCCTGGGACCTGTCATCAAAGCGGAGTATGGACAAAGCATCATG GTGGTGTTCAGAAACAAAGCCAATCGACCGTTCTCTTTACACCCAAATGGGGTTTCCTATACCAAGCAGACAGAAGGTCTGTCCTATGAGGATGCCTCCACAGCATCATATAAAGGTGACAATGAGGTTCAACCGAATAGCACCTTCACGTATATCTGGAAAGTCCCTCGAAAAGCTGACCATACACCAGATGAGCCTCACTGTCGGACATGGACGTACTATTCCGGTGTTAATCCT GAGAAGGATATCCACTCTGGCTTGATTGGGCCTTTACTAGTATGTCCAAAGGGAACTTTAAACAACATGACGGACACGAGTGAGTTCACGCTGCTCTTCATGACGTTTGACGAGTCACAGAGCTGGTACTATGAGACGAATAGTGAGATCGTGCAGCGGGTAAACCGGAGGAGATATCAGGACCCTAATGTCAAAGAGGACCTAAAGTTTCATT CCATCAACGGCATCACACATAATCTCAAAGGTCTGAGGATGTACACCAAGCAGCTCGTCCGCTGGCACCTCATCAACATGGGATCTCCCAAAGACTTCCAAAGCATCCACTTCCACGGACAGACGTTCCTCCACCAGCAGGCTACAAGCAACAGACATGGCGTCTTTCCACTCCTTCCTG GAAGCTTTGCTACCTTAGAGATGTACCCGTCTAAGCCTGGCCTATGGCAGCTGGAGACGGAAATTGGCATCAACCAGCAAAGGGGGATGCAGACGCTCTTCTTAGTTCTCGATAATG ACTGCTACCGCCCTCTGGGCCTGGAATCAGGCAGTGTGAAAGACGTACAGATCACCGCCAACATCACTCGAG GCTACTGGGAGCCACACCTTGCCCGACTGAACAATAAAGGCAAATACAATGCATGGAGCACGGACCAGAACAATAGCTTTATTCAG GTAGACTTTCAGCGGCCGGTTGTGCTCAGCCAGGTGGCCACACAAGGAGCCAAGCAGCTCTTCCACTCACAGTTTGTGACCAATTACAGCATCTCCTACAGCAACGACCGCAGGAGGTGGAGCCTCTATAAGGGCGAGAGCAGATACCCGATGAAG GTGTTTGCTGGGAACCAGGAGGCCTACCAGACGACGACAAACACCCTTTTCCCCCCTGTGATTGCACGGTTCATTAGGCTCCACCCCCTCCAGTGGTACAACGCGGCCACGGTCCGCATGGAGTATTACGGCTGCGAGCTGGACG GCTGCTCTGTGCCTCTGGGGATGGAGAATGGACTTATCCAGGACCAAAGTATCACGGCCAGCTCCACGTCCTCCAACTGGTACCTGGGACTGTGGTTGCCCTCGTATGCGCGCCTCAACAAACAGGGCACCGTCAACGCGTGGCAAGCTAAG TACAAAGACATGAAGCAGTGGCTTCAGGTGGAGCTGCCAGAAGTCAAGAAGATCACAGGCATCATCACACAAGGAGCCAAGTCTCTGGGGAAGGAGATGTATGTCACCTTCTACACACTCCAGTACAGTGATGACGGAATTCAATGGAATGACTATTCCGAAGACGAGGAGCGACTGGCGAGG ATCTTCCGCGGGAACGACGACAACAACGAGCACGTGAAGAATTTCATCTACCCGCCCATTTTTTCCCGTTTTATCCGTATCGTTCCCAGAAACTGGAAGGGCTCCATCACAATGCGGGTGGAGCTGTTGGGATGCGACTTTGAGTGA